A genomic segment from Spongiibacter sp. IMCC21906 encodes:
- a CDS encoding diguanylate cyclase codes for MDVLLVDDDPITRLAVCAALEEWGFVPVVAEDGHQALTKLAEKNPPHLMIIDWSMPGLSGPELCKTIRERSDGQFFYILMLTGKEGSEAIVEAMEAGADDFVSKPFDHRVLKVRIAAGSRIVRLEQTLNQLASRDALTQCWNRRMIDELLLNAVQESRRKNNPLSLMVLDIDHFKKINDTHGHSVGDIALKHLVQVLSNNLREYDQIGRYGGEEFVILLPNTGEEEAWVIAERMRSAVQLQPATANNELSIPLTISIGLAQCNIELKEELQQLFQRADEALYEAKAAGRNRTMSAEKIGTQ; via the coding sequence ATGGATGTTTTGCTGGTCGACGACGACCCGATAACCCGCTTAGCAGTATGCGCCGCATTAGAAGAATGGGGCTTTGTGCCCGTGGTAGCCGAAGATGGGCATCAGGCCCTAACTAAGCTGGCAGAAAAAAACCCGCCTCACCTAATGATTATCGATTGGTCAATGCCAGGTCTAAGTGGACCAGAGCTGTGTAAGACCATTCGCGAGCGCAGCGACGGCCAGTTTTTCTATATCCTTATGCTAACAGGCAAAGAAGGTAGTGAAGCCATTGTTGAAGCAATGGAGGCAGGCGCAGATGATTTTGTCAGCAAACCCTTCGACCATCGAGTATTGAAAGTCCGGATCGCCGCAGGCAGCCGTATTGTGCGTCTTGAGCAAACGCTCAACCAGCTGGCATCCCGCGATGCTCTAACCCAGTGCTGGAATCGTCGCATGATTGATGAGTTACTGCTCAATGCTGTGCAGGAATCTCGACGGAAAAATAATCCGCTATCTCTTATGGTTCTGGATATAGACCACTTTAAGAAAATTAATGACACCCATGGCCACAGCGTTGGCGATATCGCTCTAAAACACTTAGTTCAAGTATTAAGTAACAATTTACGTGAGTACGATCAAATTGGTCGTTATGGCGGTGAAGAGTTTGTTATTTTATTACCCAACACGGGCGAGGAAGAAGCGTGGGTAATCGCAGAGCGCATGCGATCTGCAGTGCAGCTCCAGCCCGCTACCGCCAACAACGAACTGAGTATCCCACTGACCATTAGCATTGGCTTGGCTCAGTGCAACATCGAGCTTAAAGAAGAGCTTCAACAGTTATTCCAACGTGCTGACGAAGCCCTTTATGAAGCAAAAGCAGCCGGAAGAAATCGTACAATGAGTGCAGAAAAAATCGGTACCCAATAA
- a CDS encoding sensor histidine kinase has product MSLPKKLLITLFLFAVIPVIFLGLLDYIHTSQAQKKTSFTELSASTNKQQHSSTAFAVTDKDSAEVLLPTTLFHQQQINLFFWFCMASLVAAIYVSKRIYAPFKTLETMITRIKQGDINERLPENYRNTSLQNLAIAFNHVLNQAALREHSSTEKTTQQIQKLELAKANAEEQITNQNKFLANISHDLRTPINGILGINSLLENTPLDARQQEYLRIVNRSARSLLETLNDVLDLSKLQAETLIISKTRFNLIEMVNELIEETKVIIKDKDIQLRYEVEENGPEWLISDSFRIKQMLSHLLNNAVKFTDSGDITLYISTTSDYQNQTNVKFSVSDTGVGIPLKKQQAIIDAVAKTQNETNPAVNEIGLGLKIVSKMIKLMEGDVGLESQVGKGSNIYICLPVTIQKNDFSSSPKMRESNHDNQVQRLSSAPTQKGDTDHDLAPVPLSILIAEDNHLTQQLLLDSLSARGHKLTLVDNGLAAIKAFESGHFDQILIDVKMPVKDGFQAAEKIREIEDKTGHPIPIIALTDSIRNGGSNHYFHASMSHCIAKPGDLTSLIQKIEGNPVRKLPDSKLQLHSANEDTSLNIMILDKNRLSDITRGNQGLMQSIVRLFLDELPEMLSDIDNARGLRDPQKLSQAIHRLKSALGNFVHTAYYQEVAVLESLAITLPFEQWETQWQAKREQLDQLISELNEIAEQ; this is encoded by the coding sequence GTGTCGCTGCCCAAGAAATTACTGATTACTTTATTCTTGTTTGCCGTGATCCCCGTCATTTTTTTAGGCTTATTAGATTACATTCACACCAGCCAAGCGCAAAAAAAAACCAGCTTCACTGAACTCAGTGCTTCCACCAATAAACAACAGCATTCCAGTACTGCCTTTGCGGTCACAGATAAAGATAGTGCTGAAGTACTCCTCCCCACAACGCTTTTTCATCAACAACAAATAAACCTGTTTTTTTGGTTTTGCATGGCTTCCTTAGTCGCAGCCATATATGTTTCCAAACGAATCTATGCCCCTTTCAAAACACTCGAAACAATGATCACACGAATAAAACAGGGGGATATCAATGAGCGCTTGCCAGAAAATTATCGAAATACAAGCTTACAAAATCTTGCGATTGCCTTTAACCATGTTCTTAACCAAGCAGCGCTACGAGAGCATTCTTCTACAGAAAAAACAACACAACAGATCCAAAAACTAGAACTTGCCAAAGCCAATGCAGAAGAACAAATCACCAACCAAAACAAATTTCTAGCCAACATAAGCCATGACCTACGCACTCCAATCAACGGTATTTTAGGAATCAATAGCCTACTGGAAAATACCCCCTTAGATGCACGTCAACAAGAATACCTCCGTATTGTTAATCGTTCAGCCAGGTCTTTACTGGAAACCTTGAATGACGTTCTCGATCTGTCAAAACTACAAGCGGAAACGTTAATTATAAGTAAGACACGATTTAATTTAATTGAAATGGTGAATGAGCTGATTGAAGAAACAAAAGTCATCATCAAAGACAAAGATATTCAACTTCGATATGAGGTCGAAGAAAATGGGCCGGAATGGTTGATATCAGATTCCTTTAGAATCAAGCAAATGTTAAGTCACCTATTAAACAACGCCGTAAAATTTACCGATTCTGGCGACATAACATTATATATATCGACAACGTCAGATTATCAAAACCAGACTAACGTGAAATTTTCTGTTAGCGACACTGGCGTTGGCATCCCTTTAAAAAAACAGCAGGCAATTATTGATGCTGTTGCTAAAACACAAAATGAAACAAACCCAGCCGTAAATGAAATAGGGCTAGGCTTAAAAATTGTGTCTAAGATGATCAAACTCATGGAAGGCGATGTAGGGCTAGAAAGCCAAGTGGGCAAAGGCAGTAACATCTACATTTGCTTGCCTGTAACAATACAAAAAAACGATTTTTCAAGCTCTCCAAAAATGCGGGAATCAAATCACGACAACCAGGTTCAACGCCTTTCCTCTGCCCCCACCCAAAAGGGTGATACAGACCATGATCTAGCACCAGTGCCATTATCAATCCTAATTGCTGAAGACAATCACCTTACTCAGCAATTACTACTCGACTCACTATCTGCCAGAGGGCATAAATTAACCCTTGTCGACAATGGCTTAGCCGCAATAAAGGCTTTTGAGAGTGGTCATTTCGACCAAATTTTGATAGATGTAAAGATGCCCGTTAAGGATGGATTTCAAGCTGCTGAAAAAATTCGTGAAATTGAGGACAAAACCGGGCATCCTATCCCCATCATTGCACTGACTGACTCAATACGTAATGGTGGTAGCAATCACTATTTCCATGCCAGCATGAGTCACTGCATAGCAAAGCCCGGTGATCTGACATCATTAATTCAAAAAATTGAAGGCAATCCAGTAAGAAAACTACCTGATTCAAAACTTCAACTGCACTCCGCCAACGAGGACACTAGCTTAAACATCATGATTTTGGACAAAAATCGGCTTAGCGATATCACTAGGGGTAATCAGGGGCTAATGCAGTCCATCGTCAGACTGTTCTTAGATGAACTTCCAGAAATGTTGTCAGATATAGATAATGCCAGGGGTCTGCGGGATCCACAGAAGCTTTCACAAGCCATACATCGACTAAAAAGTGCTTTGGGCAATTTTGTGCATACCGCTTATTACCAAGAAGTCGCTGTATTAGAGTCATTAGCTATCACGCTCCCGTTTGAACAGTGGGAAACTCAATGGCAAGCCAAACGTGAGCAGCTTGACCAACTCATCAGCGAATTAAATGAAATAGCAGAGCAATAA